One stretch of Saccharopolyspora erythraea DNA includes these proteins:
- a CDS encoding CoA transferase subunit A yields MGEDRTATMREAVSAHVRDGDVVALEGFTHLIPVAAGHEIIRQGRRDLTLVRMTADIVFDQMLAAGVARKLISSFVGNSAVGSLHELRRRVEDADPEPLEFEEYSHYGLLGRYLAGAQGLPFYPLRSYAGSDLPRVNPNIRTVRSPFDDGTTVHAVPPLNPDVAILHAQRADAAGNTQVWGMLGGQQEVAFAARKVIVVVEEVVAPEVIRSDPNRTLIPEFVVDAVVECPRGAHPSYVQGYYERDGAFYRAWPDISRDPERLRQWLDEWVYDLADHSEYLAKLGEQHWDDLTPRSALSAPVDYGAARD; encoded by the coding sequence GTGGGCGAGGACCGCACCGCCACGATGCGCGAGGCCGTCTCGGCGCACGTGCGCGACGGGGACGTGGTGGCTTTGGAGGGCTTCACGCACCTGATCCCGGTGGCGGCCGGGCACGAGATCATCCGCCAGGGCAGGCGGGACCTGACGCTGGTCCGCATGACCGCCGACATCGTCTTCGACCAGATGCTGGCCGCCGGGGTCGCCCGCAAGCTCATCTCCTCCTTCGTCGGCAACAGCGCTGTCGGATCGCTGCACGAGCTGCGCAGGCGCGTCGAGGACGCCGACCCGGAACCGCTGGAGTTCGAGGAGTACAGCCACTACGGGCTGCTCGGCCGCTACCTGGCCGGGGCGCAGGGGCTGCCGTTCTACCCCCTGCGCTCCTACGCGGGCAGCGACCTGCCGCGGGTCAACCCCAACATCCGGACGGTCCGCTCCCCGTTCGACGACGGGACGACGGTCCACGCGGTCCCGCCGCTGAACCCGGACGTGGCGATCCTGCACGCGCAGCGCGCCGACGCCGCGGGCAACACCCAGGTTTGGGGCATGCTCGGCGGTCAGCAGGAGGTGGCCTTCGCCGCTCGCAAGGTGATCGTGGTCGTCGAGGAGGTCGTGGCGCCGGAGGTGATCCGCTCCGACCCGAACCGCACGCTGATACCGGAGTTCGTCGTCGACGCGGTCGTGGAGTGCCCGCGCGGCGCGCACCCCTCCTACGTCCAGGGCTACTACGAGCGCGACGGGGCCTTCTACCGCGCGTGGCCGGACATCAGCCGCGACCCGGAGCGGTTGCGGCAGTGGCTCGACGAGTGGGTGTACGACCTCGCCGACCACTCCGAGTACCTGGCCAAGCTCGGCGAGCAGCACTGGGACGACCTGACGCCGAGATCCGCGCTGTCCGCACCGGTCGACTACGGAGCCGCACGTGACTGA
- a CDS encoding CoA-transferase subunit beta, which produces MTDAEYTTTELLSVLSARELAGKRRVFAGIGLPTLAVALAQRTVAPDVGLVYESGVYGAHPQRLPESIGDSFLVSGAESVLSMSALFGFVLQGGHVDVGFLGAAQVDRWGNLNSTVIGEWERPKARLPGSGGAAEVMAGSREVFVVMRRHDRRSFVDELDFCTSPGPARARAAVPDAPVRGRGVTTVITGLGLLRRESPEDELRLVAVHPGVDADKVREATGWPLEVDAELTTTKPPTDRELRLLREEIDPRRVYLR; this is translated from the coding sequence GTGACTGACGCCGAGTACACCACCACCGAACTGCTCAGCGTGCTCAGCGCGCGGGAGCTGGCGGGCAAGCGCCGGGTGTTCGCGGGCATCGGCCTGCCGACGCTGGCGGTCGCGCTGGCCCAGCGCACCGTCGCACCCGACGTCGGCCTGGTCTACGAGTCCGGCGTGTACGGGGCGCACCCGCAGCGGTTGCCGGAGTCCATCGGCGACTCGTTCCTGGTCTCGGGGGCGGAGTCGGTGCTGAGCATGTCGGCGCTGTTCGGTTTCGTGCTCCAGGGCGGCCACGTCGACGTCGGTTTCCTCGGCGCCGCCCAGGTCGACCGGTGGGGCAACCTCAACAGCACGGTCATCGGCGAGTGGGAGCGGCCGAAGGCCCGGCTACCCGGCTCGGGCGGCGCGGCCGAGGTGATGGCCGGCTCCCGCGAGGTGTTCGTCGTGATGAGAAGGCACGACCGGCGCTCCTTCGTCGACGAGCTCGACTTCTGCACCAGCCCGGGACCCGCGCGAGCGCGGGCGGCCGTGCCGGACGCACCGGTGCGCGGGCGGGGCGTGACCACGGTGATCACCGGACTCGGACTGCTGCGGCGGGAGAGCCCCGAGGACGAGCTTCGGCTCGTCGCGGTGCACCCGGGCGTCGACGCCGACAAGGTCCGCGAGGCAACCGGCTGGCCGCTGGAGGTCGACGCCGAGCTGACGACCACGAAGCCGCCCACTGACCGCGAGCTCCGGTTGCTGCGGGAGGAGATCGACCCGCGGCGGGTCTATCTACGCTGA
- a CDS encoding 3-hydroxyacyl-CoA dehydrogenase, which yields MGQWAQQVNVVRVIGTGVMGRGIAQLAAAAGLTVELADARREAVSAAVDHVGEMFGKLVTKGRMSAEEAGAATARLRPVGDPLAPADSCDLVVEAVREDLDTKRELFAGLEKICPPHAVLATNTSSLSVTAIGAALADPSRFIGLHFFNPVPLMKLVEVIPGARTRQDLPAGLVELVRRLGHQPVLAADTPGFLVNHAGRGLATEALQIMSESAVAPSDVDRIARDVLGLRMGPFELLDLTGLDVSHPVLESIWSGFYGDPRLRPSGITRSRLEAGLLGRKTGEGFYRYVDGVKQEAPEPAAPDAPRRPVWVDDTEPESRDRLVSLLREAGVVVEEEPSEDAVLLVTPYGRSAAQVARSRGLPVQRVFGVDPLGDFASRLVLAVHPAADTAAAASAHVALSATGLPVTVAADAPATIAQRLLASIVNTACGIAEQRIGRPADIDTAVRLGLGYPRGPLEWGEHAGRERILAILRNMHAETGDPRYRPGRWLVERVELGLALTETGTTPADVLGGGED from the coding sequence ATGGGGCAGTGGGCACAGCAGGTCAACGTGGTCCGGGTGATCGGCACCGGCGTGATGGGGCGTGGCATCGCGCAGCTCGCCGCGGCGGCCGGGCTGACCGTCGAACTGGCCGACGCCCGCCGGGAGGCGGTGTCGGCGGCGGTCGACCACGTCGGTGAGATGTTCGGCAAGCTGGTGACCAAGGGCCGGATGAGCGCCGAGGAGGCCGGCGCCGCGACCGCGCGGCTGCGGCCGGTCGGCGACCCGCTGGCGCCTGCCGACTCCTGCGACCTGGTCGTCGAGGCGGTCCGGGAGGACCTGGACACCAAGCGCGAGCTCTTCGCCGGACTGGAGAAGATCTGCCCGCCGCACGCGGTGCTGGCCACCAACACCAGCTCGCTGTCGGTGACCGCGATCGGGGCCGCGCTGGCCGACCCGTCCCGGTTCATCGGTCTGCACTTCTTCAACCCGGTGCCGCTGATGAAGCTGGTCGAGGTGATCCCCGGCGCCCGCACCCGCCAGGACCTGCCGGCCGGCCTGGTGGAGCTGGTGCGCCGACTCGGGCATCAGCCCGTGCTGGCCGCCGACACCCCGGGCTTCCTGGTCAACCACGCCGGACGCGGCCTGGCCACCGAAGCGCTGCAGATCATGTCGGAGTCCGCGGTGGCACCGTCCGATGTGGACCGCATCGCCCGCGACGTGCTCGGCCTGCGGATGGGGCCGTTCGAACTGCTCGACCTCACCGGCCTGGACGTCTCGCACCCGGTGCTGGAGAGCATCTGGTCCGGTTTCTACGGCGACCCGCGGCTGCGTCCGTCCGGGATCACCAGGTCCCGGCTGGAGGCCGGGCTGCTCGGGCGCAAGACCGGCGAGGGCTTCTACCGCTACGTCGACGGCGTCAAGCAGGAGGCGCCCGAGCCAGCCGCTCCCGACGCCCCGCGCAGGCCCGTGTGGGTCGACGACACCGAGCCGGAGAGCCGGGACCGGCTGGTCTCCCTGCTGCGGGAGGCGGGTGTCGTGGTCGAGGAGGAACCGTCGGAGGACGCGGTCCTGCTGGTGACCCCGTACGGCCGGAGCGCCGCCCAGGTCGCGCGCAGCCGAGGGCTTCCCGTGCAGCGGGTGTTCGGCGTCGACCCGCTCGGCGACTTCGCCTCCCGGCTCGTGCTCGCCGTGCACCCGGCCGCCGACACCGCTGCCGCCGCCTCCGCCCACGTCGCGCTGTCGGCCACCGGACTGCCGGTCACGGTGGCCGCCGACGCACCCGCCACGATCGCGCAGCGGCTGCTGGCCTCGATCGTCAACACGGCCTGCGGCATCGCCGAACAGCGCATCGGCCGCCCCGCCGACATCGACACCGCGGTGCGCCTGGGGCTCGGCTACCCGCGCGGACCGCTGGAGTGGGGCGAGCACGCCGGGCGCGAGCGGATCCTGGCGATCCTGCGCAACATGCACGCCGAAACCGGCGATCCGCGCTACCGGCCGGGCCGCTGGCTGGTCGAGCGCGTCGAGCTCGGCCTCGCACTGACCGAAACCGGCACCACGCCCGCCGACGTCCTCGGCGGCGGTGAGGACTAG
- a CDS encoding acyl-CoA dehydrogenase family protein produces the protein MDLQLNDTQAAFREMAANFVDAEIVPHAREWDRREEVDLEVVEKLGALGFLGLTIPEEYGGVEADMLSYALVIEELGRGDSSVRGIVSVSLGLVAKSIATHGTPEQKQRWLPRLTSGQAIGCFALTEPESGSDAGSLATRARRDGDDWLLSGQKMFITNGTWAEVALVFARAEEGVTAFLVPTATAGFTANTLHGKLGLRGQATAELVLEDVRVPDSVRLGTAGKGLGIALGALTKGRISVAAGAVGVAQAALTAAVRYAGERVQFGKPIAAHQLVQELLAESAVEVEAARLLTWRAAALAERGVPREELATASSMAKYHASETAVRVANNALQVFGGYGYIDEYPVGKYLRDARVLTLYEGTSQVQKLIIGRALTGVDAMTG, from the coding sequence ATGGACCTCCAGCTCAACGACACCCAGGCCGCTTTCCGCGAGATGGCCGCGAACTTCGTCGACGCCGAGATCGTGCCGCACGCGCGCGAGTGGGACCGCCGCGAGGAGGTCGACCTCGAAGTGGTGGAGAAGCTCGGCGCGCTCGGCTTCCTCGGACTGACCATCCCCGAGGAGTACGGCGGCGTCGAGGCCGACATGCTCAGCTACGCGCTGGTCATCGAGGAGCTCGGCCGCGGGGACTCGTCGGTGCGCGGGATCGTGTCGGTGTCGTTGGGGCTGGTGGCAAAGTCGATCGCCACGCACGGCACGCCGGAGCAGAAGCAGCGGTGGCTGCCCCGGCTCACCAGCGGTCAGGCCATCGGGTGCTTCGCGCTCACCGAGCCCGAGTCCGGCTCCGACGCCGGTTCGCTGGCCACCCGCGCCCGCCGCGACGGTGACGACTGGCTGCTCAGCGGCCAGAAGATGTTCATCACCAACGGCACCTGGGCCGAGGTGGCCCTGGTGTTCGCGCGGGCGGAGGAAGGGGTCACGGCGTTCCTGGTGCCGACCGCGACTGCGGGTTTCACCGCGAACACCTTGCACGGCAAGCTCGGTCTGCGCGGCCAGGCGACCGCCGAGCTGGTGCTCGAGGACGTGCGCGTCCCCGACTCCGTCCGCCTGGGCACTGCCGGCAAGGGCCTGGGCATCGCGCTCGGTGCGCTGACCAAGGGCCGCATCTCGGTGGCTGCCGGAGCGGTGGGCGTGGCGCAGGCCGCGCTCACCGCCGCGGTGCGCTACGCGGGGGAGCGCGTCCAGTTCGGCAAGCCGATCGCGGCGCACCAGCTCGTGCAGGAACTGCTCGCCGAGTCGGCAGTGGAGGTCGAGGCGGCGCGGTTGCTGACCTGGCGGGCCGCGGCGCTCGCCGAGCGAGGCGTACCGAGGGAGGAGCTGGCCACTGCGTCGTCGATGGCCAAGTACCACGCCAGCGAAACCGCGGTCCGGGTGGCCAACAACGCGCTGCAGGTCTTCGGCGGCTACGGCTACATCGACGAGTACCCGGTCGGCAAGTACCTGCGCGACGCGCGGGTGCTCACCCTCTACGAGGGCACCAGCCAGGTGCAGAAGCTGATCATCGGCCGCGCGCTCACCGGTGTCGACGCGATGACGGGGTAG
- a CDS encoding glycoside hydrolase family 5 protein has protein sequence MRWQNSLRAAALAAMLVAVGAVADASPPAAPEPTPVAANGKLSVCGNTLCGSSGAPVQLRGMSTHGLQWYGQCVNNDSLDALAHDWQADVLRISMYIQEGGYEEDPERFTAMVNQYVEAATQRGMYAIIDWHMLDPGDPNYNLERAKTFFAEVARTHRDKPNVFYEIANEPNGVEWSAIKSYAEQVIPVIRAQDPDSVVLVGTRAWSSLGVSDGADEQEIVDNPVDADNILYTFHFYAASHGEEYLRALSRAADRLPLFVTEFGTQEASGDGGDDFGMAQRYLDLMAEKNISWTNWNFSDDHRSGAVFEEGTCDSGPYTGTDPLKPAGVWVRERVR, from the coding sequence ATGAGATGGCAGAACTCCCTTCGCGCGGCGGCTCTCGCCGCGATGCTGGTCGCGGTGGGCGCGGTCGCCGATGCCTCGCCGCCTGCCGCGCCCGAGCCCACCCCGGTGGCGGCGAACGGCAAGCTCTCGGTGTGCGGCAACACCTTGTGCGGCAGCAGCGGCGCGCCGGTGCAGCTGCGCGGCATGAGCACGCACGGCCTGCAGTGGTACGGCCAGTGCGTCAACAACGATTCGCTGGACGCGCTCGCCCACGACTGGCAGGCCGACGTGCTGCGGATCTCCATGTATATCCAGGAAGGCGGCTACGAGGAGGACCCGGAACGCTTCACCGCGATGGTGAACCAGTACGTCGAGGCCGCGACGCAGCGGGGGATGTACGCGATCATCGACTGGCACATGCTCGATCCCGGTGACCCCAACTACAACCTGGAGCGGGCCAAGACGTTCTTCGCCGAGGTCGCCCGCACCCACCGCGACAAGCCCAACGTCTTCTACGAGATCGCCAACGAGCCCAACGGCGTCGAGTGGTCCGCGATCAAGAGCTACGCCGAGCAGGTCATCCCGGTGATCCGGGCGCAGGACCCCGACTCGGTGGTGCTGGTCGGCACCCGCGCGTGGTCGTCGCTGGGAGTCTCCGACGGAGCCGACGAGCAGGAGATCGTCGACAACCCGGTCGACGCGGACAACATCCTCTACACCTTCCACTTCTACGCCGCGTCCCACGGCGAGGAGTACCTGCGCGCGCTGTCGCGGGCGGCGGACCGGCTCCCGCTGTTCGTCACCGAGTTCGGCACCCAGGAGGCTTCCGGTGACGGCGGCGACGACTTCGGCATGGCGCAGCGCTATCTCGACCTGATGGCGGAGAAGAACATCAGCTGGACCAACTGGAACTTCTCCGACGACCACCGGTCGGGCGCGGTGTTCGAGGAGGGGACCTGCGACAGCGGGCCCTACACCGGCACCGATCCGCTCAAGCCGGCCGGGGTGTGGGTGCGCGAACGGGTCCGGTGA
- a CDS encoding MarR family winged helix-turn-helix transcriptional regulator, giving the protein MSSENTARQGSAVDPCTDDDEIVTWWGLVIEGYHVTQAKLDAELAERFELAPASFDILLRLVRSPDCRMPMTRLAREAALSSGGFTKVADRLAAAGLIRREPCPSDRRVTYATLTDHGRDVADQARRAAARVLRQRVLAPLGVERSADLADVMRVLRAANGRECSG; this is encoded by the coding sequence GTGAGCAGCGAGAACACCGCCCGGCAGGGGTCGGCGGTCGACCCGTGCACCGACGACGACGAGATCGTCACCTGGTGGGGCCTGGTGATCGAGGGCTACCACGTGACCCAGGCGAAGCTCGACGCCGAGCTCGCCGAGCGCTTCGAGCTGGCTCCCGCCTCGTTCGACATCCTCCTGCGGCTGGTCCGCTCCCCCGACTGCCGCATGCCCATGACCCGCCTGGCCCGCGAGGCCGCGCTGAGCAGCGGCGGGTTCACCAAGGTGGCCGACCGGCTGGCCGCGGCCGGCCTCATCCGCCGCGAACCGTGCCCGTCGGACCGCCGCGTCACCTACGCCACTCTCACCGACCACGGCCGGGACGTCGCCGACCAGGCCAGGCGGGCGGCGGCTCGGGTGCTGCGCCAGCGCGTGCTCGCTCCGCTGGGCGTGGAGCGCTCGGCGGATCTCGCCGACGTCATGCGGGTTCTGCGCGCGGCCAACGGCCGGGAGTGCTCCGGCTGA
- the wrbA gene encoding NAD(P)H:quinone oxidoreductase, with protein sequence MGEPVKLSVIYYSATGTISEIANELAAQAESAGAQVRLRKVRELAPDEAIDANPAWRANADATAGVPEAVADDVVWADAVIFGSPTRFGNVSSQLKQFLDTLGGQWAQGELADKVYSGFTSSATLHGGQESTLLALYNTIHHFGGILVAPGFTDGSKFVDGNPYGTSHVDGQGQFKVDETARTAAAVQAKRVVSVASALKAAGAA encoded by the coding sequence ATGGGTGAGCCGGTCAAGCTCAGCGTGATCTACTACTCGGCGACGGGGACCATCTCCGAGATCGCCAACGAACTCGCCGCGCAGGCCGAGTCCGCCGGCGCGCAGGTCCGCCTGCGCAAGGTCCGGGAGCTCGCGCCCGACGAGGCGATCGACGCCAACCCGGCGTGGCGGGCCAACGCCGACGCCACGGCGGGCGTGCCGGAGGCCGTGGCCGACGACGTGGTGTGGGCCGACGCGGTGATCTTCGGGTCGCCGACCCGGTTCGGCAACGTGTCCTCGCAGCTCAAGCAGTTCCTCGACACGCTGGGCGGCCAGTGGGCGCAGGGGGAGCTCGCCGACAAGGTCTACAGCGGTTTCACCTCCAGCGCGACCCTGCACGGCGGTCAGGAGTCCACGCTGCTGGCGCTGTACAACACGATCCACCACTTCGGCGGCATCCTGGTCGCGCCGGGCTTCACCGACGGCTCGAAGTTCGTCGACGGCAACCCCTACGGCACCAGCCACGTCGACGGCCAGGGCCAGTTCAAGGTCGACGAGACCGCTCGCACCGCCGCCGCGGTGCAGGCCAAGCGGGTCGTGTCCGTCGCGTCGGCGCTCAAGGCCGCCGGCGCAGCCTGA
- a CDS encoding 4'-phosphopantetheinyl transferase family protein — MIERVLPEGATWVETFDDPAEATLFPEEEAAIARAVDKRRREFTTVRHCARRAMAELGVPPAPLLPGERGAPRWPAGVVGSMTHCAGYRAAVVGPADSVVTIGIDAEPHEPLPEGVLDAVSLPEERARLRELSTQDGSVHWDRVLFSCKESVYKAWFPLTGAWLGFEEADLTFDAAGGTFHARLLKPGGQAEGRPLTEFAGRWLAADGFVASAIVWLRGR, encoded by the coding sequence GTGATCGAACGAGTGCTGCCCGAAGGCGCGACGTGGGTCGAAACGTTCGACGACCCGGCGGAGGCGACGCTGTTCCCCGAGGAGGAGGCCGCCATCGCCCGCGCCGTGGACAAGCGGCGCCGCGAGTTCACCACCGTCAGGCACTGCGCCCGGCGGGCGATGGCCGAGCTCGGCGTGCCGCCCGCGCCATTGCTGCCCGGAGAGCGCGGAGCGCCCCGGTGGCCGGCAGGCGTCGTCGGCAGCATGACGCACTGCGCGGGCTACCGCGCGGCGGTCGTCGGCCCGGCCGACAGCGTCGTGACCATCGGGATCGACGCCGAACCGCACGAGCCGCTGCCCGAGGGCGTGCTGGACGCCGTCTCGCTTCCCGAGGAGCGGGCACGCCTGCGCGAACTGTCCACACAGGACGGATCGGTGCACTGGGACCGGGTGCTGTTCAGCTGCAAGGAGTCGGTCTACAAGGCGTGGTTCCCGCTGACCGGGGCGTGGCTCGGCTTCGAGGAGGCCGACCTGACCTTCGACGCCGCGGGCGGCACTTTCCACGCCCGGCTGCTCAAGCCCGGAGGCCAGGCCGAGGGGCGCCCGCTCACCGAGTTCGCCGGGCGGTGGCTGGCCGCCGACGGGTTCGTGGCCAGCGCCATCGTGTGGCTGCGGGGCCGGTGA
- a CDS encoding glycosyltransferase family 87 protein gives MPAESGPAVTVLDRFGLKEKLVRHSNAVIALSVPAVLLSLAVMVLLRRAGVDEHAGIDYQVYRWAVHTWLSGGDIMHGAPMTSAERLLPWVYPPFALLPLAPLALLPHVAGLFTLYAVDLAAIGAALYLVARHAWPHLGRRAALAVASALLPWTLFLEPVYASFGLGQINIALMGLAAMDCLARAPRWPRGLLVGIAAAIKLTPAAFLLFFLVRKDFRAAVTGVVTAAGCTVLGFLLSFPASLDYWFGSGPANGVSGSAFHTNQSIAGALARSELPHSLRTAVWAVLCVVVVLLAAYAIARVEPPLAVVANALVALLVSPTSWSDHWVWCVPAILVMLACAVRERSAGWLAAGVVTALAVLTASFRWMPSGGPWTPVQHLVGNPYLLLGVVLLLLLVRCARRSRVQASEVSEPAVASIMAGAR, from the coding sequence GTGCCAGCAGAGTCCGGTCCAGCGGTGACGGTGCTCGACCGGTTCGGACTGAAGGAGAAGCTCGTCCGGCACTCCAACGCCGTCATCGCGCTGTCGGTGCCCGCGGTGCTGCTGTCGCTGGCGGTGATGGTGCTGTTGCGCCGCGCAGGCGTCGACGAGCACGCCGGGATCGACTACCAGGTGTACCGGTGGGCGGTGCACACCTGGCTCTCCGGCGGCGACATCATGCACGGTGCGCCGATGACCAGCGCCGAGAGGCTGCTTCCCTGGGTGTACCCGCCGTTCGCCCTGCTGCCGCTGGCACCGCTGGCCCTGCTCCCGCACGTGGCGGGCCTGTTCACGCTCTACGCGGTCGACCTGGCGGCGATCGGTGCCGCGTTGTACCTGGTCGCCCGGCACGCCTGGCCGCACCTGGGCCGTCGCGCCGCGCTGGCGGTGGCCTCGGCGCTGCTGCCGTGGACGTTGTTCCTGGAGCCGGTTTACGCCTCCTTCGGCCTCGGCCAGATCAACATCGCGCTGATGGGCCTGGCCGCGATGGACTGCCTGGCGCGCGCTCCCCGCTGGCCGCGCGGGCTGCTGGTCGGCATCGCCGCCGCGATCAAGCTGACGCCGGCGGCGTTCCTGCTGTTCTTCCTGGTCCGCAAGGACTTCCGGGCAGCGGTGACGGGCGTGGTGACCGCGGCAGGATGCACCGTGCTGGGCTTCCTGCTGAGCTTCCCGGCCTCGCTGGACTACTGGTTCGGAAGCGGCCCGGCCAACGGCGTCAGCGGTTCGGCCTTCCACACCAACCAGTCGATCGCCGGGGCGCTCGCGCGTTCGGAGCTGCCGCACTCGTTGCGGACCGCGGTGTGGGCGGTGCTGTGCGTGGTCGTCGTCCTGCTCGCCGCATACGCCATCGCCCGGGTCGAACCGCCGCTGGCGGTGGTGGCCAACGCGCTGGTGGCGCTGCTGGTCTCGCCGACGTCCTGGTCCGACCACTGGGTGTGGTGCGTGCCGGCGATCCTGGTGATGCTGGCCTGCGCCGTCCGGGAACGCAGCGCGGGGTGGCTGGCCGCCGGGGTGGTCACCGCGTTGGCGGTGCTGACCGCGTCCTTCCGGTGGATGCCCAGCGGCGGGCCCTGGACGCCGGTACAGCACCTGGTCGGCAACCCGTACCTGTTGCTGGGAGTGGTGTTGCTCTTGCTGCTGGTCAGGTGTGCGAGGCGGTCGAGGGTCCAGGCGTCCGAGGTCTCGGAGCCCGCTGTCGCATCGATCATGGCTGGAGCACGCTGA